From the Calditrichota bacterium genome, one window contains:
- the rplF gene encoding 50S ribosomal protein L6 has protein sequence MSRVGRVPIVVPGGVTVTVADKRVSAKGPKGELSLELPPSLTCTVQDGQVVVAADPNAPQARPLHGLFRTLIANMIVGVTEGFQKRLEVVGVGYRAEVVNNRLKLQLGYSHPIVFIPPAGITFEAPTPTSIVVKGIDKALVGQVAAKVRSFKPPEPYKGKGIRYEGEQVRKKEGKSAGR, from the coding sequence TTGTGGTGCCCGGCGGCGTCACGGTCACTGTTGCCGACAAACGGGTCTCGGCCAAGGGGCCGAAAGGTGAGCTGTCACTGGAGTTACCACCCTCGCTGACCTGCACGGTGCAGGATGGACAGGTGGTGGTGGCTGCGGATCCAAATGCGCCACAGGCCAGGCCGCTTCACGGGCTGTTCCGGACCCTGATCGCCAACATGATCGTGGGCGTCACCGAGGGATTCCAGAAGCGCTTAGAAGTGGTGGGCGTGGGCTACCGGGCCGAGGTGGTGAACAACCGCCTGAAGCTGCAGTTGGGCTATTCCCACCCCATCGTGTTCATACCGCCGGCAGGGATCACCTTTGAGGCGCCGACGCCCACCAGTATTGTCGTGAAAGGGATCGACAAGGCATTGGTGGGTCAGGTTGCCGCCAAGGTGCGCTCCTTCAAGCCACCTGAACCGTACAAGGGCAAGGGGATTCGCTACGAAGGGGAGCAGGTGCGGAAGAAGGAAGGCAAGAGCGCCGGACGATGA
- a CDS encoding 50S ribosomal protein L18 — MKNSTFKAEARARKKKRIRKRVHGTSERPRLVVFRSNRHIYAQLVDDTTHRVLTGVSSLTEALRPAVKEAKSKVEVARAVGKGIAEKAKELKITKVVFDRGGYLYHGRVKALADGAREGGLQF, encoded by the coding sequence ATGAAGAACTCGACTTTCAAAGCAGAGGCGCGGGCACGCAAGAAGAAGCGGATTCGTAAACGGGTGCATGGCACCAGCGAACGGCCGCGCCTGGTGGTCTTTCGCAGTAACCGGCACATCTATGCCCAGTTGGTAGACGACACCACCCACCGTGTCTTGACCGGTGTGTCCAGCCTCACCGAGGCTCTTCGACCGGCGGTCAAAGAGGCCAAGAGCAAGGTTGAGGTTGCAAGGGCGGTCGGCAAAGGTATTGCCGAGAAAGCCAAGGAGCTCAAGATTACCAAGGTGGTTTTCGATCGAGGTGGGTACTTGTACCACGGCCGGGTGAAGGCGCTGGCTGACGGCGCGCGCGAGGGAGGACTGCAGTTCTGA